A stretch of the Salvelinus sp. IW2-2015 unplaced genomic scaffold, ASM291031v2 Un_scaffold1634, whole genome shotgun sequence genome encodes the following:
- the LOC112071544 gene encoding LOW QUALITY PROTEIN: high mobility group protein B3 (The sequence of the model RefSeq protein was modified relative to this genomic sequence to represent the inferred CDS: deleted 2 bases in 1 codon): MAKGTPGKPKGKMSSYAYFVQTCREEHKKKTPEIPVNFAEFSKKCSGRWKTMSGKEKGKFDDMAKQDKVRYDNEMMHFAPGGKKGRKKDPNAPKRPSSGFFIFCADHRPKIKAQHPSLGIGDVAKKLGEQWNNLTDATKQPYLIKANKLKDKYQKDVADYKSGKGKVVSDHGNGPKPMTKSNMDDDDDDDDEEDEEEEGMRRRDE, from the exons ATGGCTAAAGGCACTCCAGGGAAGCCCAAAGGCAAGATGTCCTCCTACGCCTACTTCGTTCAGACCTGCCGTGAGGAGCACAAGAAGAAGACCCCTGAGATACCTGTCAACTTCGCTGAGTTCTCCAAGAAGTGCTCCGGAAGATGGAAG ACGATGTCTGGTAAGGAGAAGGGGAAGTTTGACGACATGGCGAAGCAGGATAAGGTGCGTTACGACAACGAGATGATGCACTTCGCCCCTGGAGGCAAGAAGGGAAGGAAGAAGGACCCCAACGCACCAAAGAGGCCCTC CTCTGGTTTCTTCATCTTCTGTGCGGACCACCGGCCCAAGATCAAGGCCCAGCACCCCAGCCTGGGAATCGGGGACGTGGCCAAGAAACTGGGGGAGCAATGGAACAACCTGACTGATGCCACCAAACAGCCCTACCTGATCAAGGCCAACAAACTCAAAGACAAATACCAGAAG gaTGTTGCTGACTATAAGTCCGGTAAGGGCAAGGTGGTA TCCGACCATGGCAATGGCCCTAAGCCCATGACGAAGAGTAATATggacgacgatgatgatgacgacgatgaggaagatgaggaggaggaggggatgaggaggagagacgagTAG